Proteins from a single region of Pseudomonas sp. 10S4:
- a CDS encoding thioredoxin family protein, translated as MTSTTTPIALAPTYRKALKTWRPVILYFGNQHCPACEEAGPIFRGIAEPYRQRADIYMLNTSESPRHPNVTGTPTVLFYKDGRLLKKLKGIGTPQTLAADFVVHIGKVKPRFTARKPKHDLAWLRRTLRRLCTVARAHQLSRV; from the coding sequence ATGACCTCGACAACCACTCCCATCGCGCTAGCCCCGACCTACCGCAAAGCCCTGAAAACCTGGCGCCCGGTAATCCTGTATTTCGGCAATCAGCACTGCCCTGCGTGCGAAGAGGCCGGGCCGATTTTTCGCGGGATCGCCGAGCCGTATCGGCAGCGGGCGGACATCTACATGTTGAACACCAGCGAATCGCCGCGGCACCCGAATGTCACCGGGACGCCGACTGTGTTGTTTTACAAGGATGGGAGACTGCTGAAAAAGCTTAAAGGGATTGGTACTCCGCAAACCTTGGCAGCGGACTTTGTAGTGCACATTGGCAAGGTGAAACCCAGGTTTACGGCTCGAAAGCCGAAACATGACCTGGCGTGGTTGCGTCGGACTTTGCGTAGGTTGTGTACGGTGGCTCGGGCTCATCAGCTGAGCAGGGTTTGA
- a CDS encoding type II toxin-antitoxin system RelE family toxin — protein sequence MTYELEFSEKAWKEWKKLGVNLREQFKKKLQERLVNPHVPADRLSGLGNAYKITLRSAGYRMVYRVKDEVLVVTVIAVGKRERGDVYKDAGER from the coding sequence ATGACCTATGAGCTGGAGTTTTCTGAAAAGGCCTGGAAAGAATGGAAAAAACTCGGGGTTAACCTGAGGGAGCAGTTTAAGAAAAAGCTACAAGAGCGACTTGTAAACCCGCACGTACCTGCAGACAGACTCAGCGGACTTGGAAATGCTTATAAGATCACGCTACGGAGTGCAGGGTATCGAATGGTTTACCGCGTGAAAGATGAGGTACTCGTAGTGACGGTCATCGCTGTGGGGAAAAGAGAGCGCGGTGATGTTTACAAGGATGCAGGCGAGCGATAG
- a CDS encoding transporter substrate-binding domain-containing protein: MHRRPSLFKACVLILAASAAAVGVAQAADSKLDSVLTRGKLIVGTGSTNAPWHFQGADGKLQGFDIDIGHMIAKGLFNDPSKVEYVVQSSDARIPNLLTDKVDISCQFITVTASRAQQVAFTLPYYREGVGLLLPNNSKYKEIEDLQAAGDSVTVAVLQNVYAEELVHQALPKAKVDQYDSVDLMYQAVNSGRADAAATDQSSVKYLMVQNPGRYRSPTYAWSPQTYACAVKRGDQDWLNFVNTVLHEAMTGVEFPTYAASFKQWFGVDLPTPAIGFPVEFK; the protein is encoded by the coding sequence ATGCATCGCCGACCTTCCTTGTTCAAAGCGTGTGTTTTGATTCTCGCGGCTTCGGCCGCTGCCGTGGGTGTTGCCCAGGCAGCGGACAGCAAGCTCGATAGCGTGCTGACCCGTGGGAAATTGATTGTGGGTACGGGGAGTACCAACGCGCCGTGGCACTTCCAGGGGGCGGACGGCAAGTTGCAGGGTTTTGATATCGATATCGGGCACATGATTGCCAAGGGTTTGTTCAACGACCCGAGCAAGGTTGAGTACGTGGTGCAGTCGTCCGATGCGCGGATTCCGAACCTGCTGACGGACAAAGTCGACATCAGTTGCCAGTTCATTACCGTTACCGCCAGCCGTGCGCAGCAGGTTGCATTCACCCTGCCGTACTACCGCGAAGGCGTCGGCCTGCTGTTACCCAACAACAGCAAGTACAAGGAAATCGAAGACCTGCAAGCGGCTGGCGACAGCGTGACCGTGGCGGTGCTGCAAAACGTGTACGCCGAAGAGCTGGTGCATCAGGCGCTGCCCAAAGCCAAGGTCGACCAGTACGACAGCGTCGACTTGATGTATCAAGCCGTGAACTCTGGTCGTGCCGATGCCGCCGCCACCGATCAGTCGTCGGTCAAATACCTGATGGTGCAAAACCCTGGCCGCTATCGCAGCCCGACCTACGCCTGGAGCCCGCAAACCTACGCCTGCGCCGTTAAACGTGGCGATCAGGATTGGCTGAACTTCGTCAACACGGTGCTGCATGAAGCGATGACCGGCGTCGAGTTTCCGACTTACGCGGCGTCGTTCAAACAATGGTTCGGTGTCGATCTGCCTACCCCAGCCATCGGTTTCCCCGTCGAATTCAAATGA